A genome region from Manis javanica isolate MJ-LG chromosome 3, MJ_LKY, whole genome shotgun sequence includes the following:
- the PPM1M gene encoding protein phosphatase 1M isoform X1: MSAGWFRRRFLPGVPLPASRTPRPRASPVPYRRPRFLRGSGSGPGAADASRRPDVRPVRSPARGRALPWNAGYAEIINAEKSEFNEDQAACGQLCIGRCELGTEENQEWLNLCPEEFLTGHYWALFDGHGGPAAAILAANTLHSCLRRQLEAVVEGMVAMQPPMHLSGHCVCPSDPQFVEEKGIRAEDLVIGALESAFQECDEVIGRELEASGQVGGCTALVAVSLQGKLYVANAGDSRAILVRRDEVQPLSSEFTPETERQRIQQLAFVYPELLAGEFTRLEFPRRLKGDDLGQKVLFRDHHMSGWSYKCVEKSDLKYPLIHGQGRQARLLGTLAVSRGLGDHQLRVLDTNIQLKPFLLSVPQVTVLDMDQLELQEEDVVVMATDGLWDVLSNEQVARLVRSFLPGNREDPHRWGQRTEGTGQGCQEGQPACLGAGGQSVRTPTQHPPKPTHGTLWAAVGSLGAAKPSCNSLWGDQLRSYPAPCAGKAQLRGGTWRTKARGAPALAEEGMPSRSLLLLGPRPALC; this comes from the exons ATGTCCGCCGGTTGGTTCCGGCGCCGCTTCTTGCCCGGGGTCCCGCTCCCCGCGTCCCGGACGCCCCGACCGCGCGCCAGCCCCGTGCCCTACCGGCGGCCCCGCTTCCTGCGCGGCTCGGGCTCGGGCCCCGGCGCCGCCGACGCCTCGCGCCGTCCGGACGTTCGGCCCGTGCGCAGCCCAGCCCGGGGCCGCGCGCTGCCCTGGAACGCAGGCTACGCCGA GATCATCAATGCAGAGAAATCTGAGTTCAATGAGGATCAGGCAGCCTGTGGACAGCTGTGCATCGGTAGATGTGAGCTCGGGACTGAAGAGAATCAGGAATGGCTGAACTTGTGCCCAGAGGAG TTCCTCACAGGCCATTACTGGGCACTGTTTGATGGGCATGGTGGTCCAGCTGCAGCTATCCTGGCTGCCAACACCTTGCATTCCTGCCTGCGCCGGCAGCTGGAGGCTGTGGTGGAGGGCATGGTGGCCATGCAGCCCCCCATGCACCTCAGCGGCCACTGTGTCTGCCCCAGTgacccccagtttgtggaagaaaAGGGCATTAGGGCAGAAGACTTGGTAATCGGGGCTCTGGAGAGCGCCTTCCAGGAATGT GATGAGGTGATCGGGCGGGAGCTGGAGGCCTCAGGCCAGGTGGGTGGCTGCACAGCCCTGGTGGCTGTGTCCTTGCAGGGAAAGCTGTATGTGGCCAACGCCGGGGATAGCAG GGCCATCTTGGTACGGAGGGATGAGGTCCAGCCCCTGAGTTCTGAGTTCACCCCAGAGACAGAGCGGCAGAGGATCCAGCAGCTG GCCTTTGTCTACCCCGAGCTTCTGGCTGGTGAGTTCACTCGACTGGAGTTCCCTCGGCGACTGAAGGGGGACGACTTGGGGCAGAAGGTTTTGTTCAGGGATCACCACATGAGTGGCTG GAGCTACAAGTGTGTGGAGAAGTCGGATCTCAAGTACCCACTGATCCATGGACAGGGTAGACAG GCTCGATTACTGGGAACACTGGCTGTCTCCAGGGGCCTGGGAGACCATCAGCTCAGAGTCctggacacaaacattcagctcAAGCCCTTCTTGCTCTCTGTCCCACAG GTGACTGTGCTGGATATGGACCAGCTGGAGCTGCAGGAGGAGGATGTGGTTGTTATGGCAACTGATGGGCTCTGGGACGTCCTGTCCAATGAGCAGGTGGCACGGCTGGTACGGAGCTTCCTCCCTGGTAACCGAGAGGACCCACACAG ATGGGGACAGCGGACTGAGGGCACTGGGCAAGGATGCCAGGAGGGGCAGCCAGCCTGTCTGGGTGCAGGCGGCCAATCTGTCAGGACACCTACTCAGCATCCCCCGAAGCCCACACACGGCACTTTGtgggcagctgtgggcagcctTGGAGCTGCCAAGCCATCCTGCAACAGCCTCTGGGGAGACCAGCTCAGGTCCTACCCTGCTCCCTGTGCGGGCAAGGCACAGCTCCGGGGCGGAACGTGGAGAACCAAGGCGCGAGGAGCCCCAGCGCTAGCTGAGGAGGGCATGCCCTCCAGATCCCTGCTCCTCCTGGGCCCCCGCCCTGCCCTGTGCTGA
- the PPM1M gene encoding protein phosphatase 1M isoform X3, protein MSAGWFRRRFLPGVPLPASRTPRPRASPVPYRRPRFLRGSGSGPGAADASRRPDVRPVRSPARGRALPWNAGYAEIINAEKSEFNEDQAACGQLCIGRCELGTEENQEWLNLCPEEFLTGHYWALFDGHGGPAAAILAANTLHSCLRRQLEAVVEGMVAMQPPMHLSGHCVCPSDPQFVEEKGIRAEDLVIGALESAFQECDEVIGRELEASGQVGGCTALVAVSLQGKLYVANAGDSRAILVRRDEVQPLSSEFTPETERQRIQQLAFVYPELLAGEFTRLEFPRRLKGDDLGQKVLFRDHHMSGWSYKCVEKSDLKYPLIHGQGRQARLLGTLAVSRGLGDHQLRVLDTNIQLKPFLLSVPQVTVLDMDQLELQEEDVVVMATDGLWDVLSNEQVARLVRSFLPGNREDPHRFSELAKMLIHSTQGKDDGPTGEGQVSYDDISVFVIPLCRQSQGRSSR, encoded by the exons ATGTCCGCCGGTTGGTTCCGGCGCCGCTTCTTGCCCGGGGTCCCGCTCCCCGCGTCCCGGACGCCCCGACCGCGCGCCAGCCCCGTGCCCTACCGGCGGCCCCGCTTCCTGCGCGGCTCGGGCTCGGGCCCCGGCGCCGCCGACGCCTCGCGCCGTCCGGACGTTCGGCCCGTGCGCAGCCCAGCCCGGGGCCGCGCGCTGCCCTGGAACGCAGGCTACGCCGA GATCATCAATGCAGAGAAATCTGAGTTCAATGAGGATCAGGCAGCCTGTGGACAGCTGTGCATCGGTAGATGTGAGCTCGGGACTGAAGAGAATCAGGAATGGCTGAACTTGTGCCCAGAGGAG TTCCTCACAGGCCATTACTGGGCACTGTTTGATGGGCATGGTGGTCCAGCTGCAGCTATCCTGGCTGCCAACACCTTGCATTCCTGCCTGCGCCGGCAGCTGGAGGCTGTGGTGGAGGGCATGGTGGCCATGCAGCCCCCCATGCACCTCAGCGGCCACTGTGTCTGCCCCAGTgacccccagtttgtggaagaaaAGGGCATTAGGGCAGAAGACTTGGTAATCGGGGCTCTGGAGAGCGCCTTCCAGGAATGT GATGAGGTGATCGGGCGGGAGCTGGAGGCCTCAGGCCAGGTGGGTGGCTGCACAGCCCTGGTGGCTGTGTCCTTGCAGGGAAAGCTGTATGTGGCCAACGCCGGGGATAGCAG GGCCATCTTGGTACGGAGGGATGAGGTCCAGCCCCTGAGTTCTGAGTTCACCCCAGAGACAGAGCGGCAGAGGATCCAGCAGCTG GCCTTTGTCTACCCCGAGCTTCTGGCTGGTGAGTTCACTCGACTGGAGTTCCCTCGGCGACTGAAGGGGGACGACTTGGGGCAGAAGGTTTTGTTCAGGGATCACCACATGAGTGGCTG GAGCTACAAGTGTGTGGAGAAGTCGGATCTCAAGTACCCACTGATCCATGGACAGGGTAGACAG GCTCGATTACTGGGAACACTGGCTGTCTCCAGGGGCCTGGGAGACCATCAGCTCAGAGTCctggacacaaacattcagctcAAGCCCTTCTTGCTCTCTGTCCCACAG GTGACTGTGCTGGATATGGACCAGCTGGAGCTGCAGGAGGAGGATGTGGTTGTTATGGCAACTGATGGGCTCTGGGACGTCCTGTCCAATGAGCAGGTGGCACGGCTGGTACGGAGCTTCCTCCCTGGTAACCGAGAGGACCCACACAG GTTCTCAGAACTGGCCAAAATGCTGATCCACAGCACACAGGGGAAGGACGACGGTCCaacaggggaagggcaggtgtcCTATGACGACATCTCTGTGTTCGTGATTCCCTTGTGCAGACAGAGCCAAGGGAGAAGTAGCCGCTGA
- the PPM1M gene encoding protein phosphatase 1M isoform X4, translated as MSAGWFRRRFLPGVPLPASRTPRPRASPVPYRRPRFLRGSGSGPGAADASRRPDVRPVRSPARGRALPWNAGYAEIINAEKSEFNEDQAACGQLCIGRCELGTEENQEWLNLCPEEFLTGHYWALFDGHGGPAAAILAANTLHSCLRRQLEAVVEGMVAMQPPMHLSGHCVCPSDPQFVEEKGIRAEDLVIGALESAFQECDEVIGRELEASGQVGGCTALVAVSLQGKLYVANAGDSRAILVRRDEVQPLSSEFTPETERQRIQQLAFVYPELLAGEFTRLEFPRRLKGDDLGQKVLFRDHHMSGWSYKCVEKSDLKYPLIHGQGRQARLLGTLAVSRGLGDHQLRVLDTNIQLKPFLLSVPQVTVLDMDQLELQEEDVVVMATDGLWDVLSNEQVARLVRSFLPGNREDPHRSASAGWSPQVLRTGQNADPQHTGEGRRSNRGRAGVL; from the exons ATGTCCGCCGGTTGGTTCCGGCGCCGCTTCTTGCCCGGGGTCCCGCTCCCCGCGTCCCGGACGCCCCGACCGCGCGCCAGCCCCGTGCCCTACCGGCGGCCCCGCTTCCTGCGCGGCTCGGGCTCGGGCCCCGGCGCCGCCGACGCCTCGCGCCGTCCGGACGTTCGGCCCGTGCGCAGCCCAGCCCGGGGCCGCGCGCTGCCCTGGAACGCAGGCTACGCCGA GATCATCAATGCAGAGAAATCTGAGTTCAATGAGGATCAGGCAGCCTGTGGACAGCTGTGCATCGGTAGATGTGAGCTCGGGACTGAAGAGAATCAGGAATGGCTGAACTTGTGCCCAGAGGAG TTCCTCACAGGCCATTACTGGGCACTGTTTGATGGGCATGGTGGTCCAGCTGCAGCTATCCTGGCTGCCAACACCTTGCATTCCTGCCTGCGCCGGCAGCTGGAGGCTGTGGTGGAGGGCATGGTGGCCATGCAGCCCCCCATGCACCTCAGCGGCCACTGTGTCTGCCCCAGTgacccccagtttgtggaagaaaAGGGCATTAGGGCAGAAGACTTGGTAATCGGGGCTCTGGAGAGCGCCTTCCAGGAATGT GATGAGGTGATCGGGCGGGAGCTGGAGGCCTCAGGCCAGGTGGGTGGCTGCACAGCCCTGGTGGCTGTGTCCTTGCAGGGAAAGCTGTATGTGGCCAACGCCGGGGATAGCAG GGCCATCTTGGTACGGAGGGATGAGGTCCAGCCCCTGAGTTCTGAGTTCACCCCAGAGACAGAGCGGCAGAGGATCCAGCAGCTG GCCTTTGTCTACCCCGAGCTTCTGGCTGGTGAGTTCACTCGACTGGAGTTCCCTCGGCGACTGAAGGGGGACGACTTGGGGCAGAAGGTTTTGTTCAGGGATCACCACATGAGTGGCTG GAGCTACAAGTGTGTGGAGAAGTCGGATCTCAAGTACCCACTGATCCATGGACAGGGTAGACAG GCTCGATTACTGGGAACACTGGCTGTCTCCAGGGGCCTGGGAGACCATCAGCTCAGAGTCctggacacaaacattcagctcAAGCCCTTCTTGCTCTCTGTCCCACAG GTGACTGTGCTGGATATGGACCAGCTGGAGCTGCAGGAGGAGGATGTGGTTGTTATGGCAACTGATGGGCTCTGGGACGTCCTGTCCAATGAGCAGGTGGCACGGCTGGTACGGAGCTTCCTCCCTGGTAACCGAGAGGACCCACACAG AAGTGCATCTGCAGGATGGTCCCCACAGGTTCTCAGAACTGGCCAAAATGCTGATCCACAGCACACAGGGGAAGGACGACGGTCCaacaggggaagggcaggtgtcCTATGA
- the PPM1M gene encoding protein phosphatase 1M isoform X2: MSAGWFRRRFLPGVPLPASRTPRPRASPVPYRRPRFLRGSGSGPGAADASRRPDVRPVRSPARGRALPWNAGYAEIINAEKSEFNEDQAACGQLCIGRCELGTEENQEWLNLCPEEFLTGHYWALFDGHGGPAAAILAANTLHSCLRRQLEAVVEGMVAMQPPMHLSGHCVCPSDPQFVEEKGIRAEDLVIGALESAFQECDEVIGRELEASGQVGGCTALVAVSLQGKLYVANAGDSRAILVRRDEVQPLSSEFTPETERQRIQQLAFVYPELLAGEFTRLEFPRRLKGDDLGQKVLFRDHHMSGWSYKCVEKSDLKYPLIHGQGRQVTVLDMDQLELQEEDVVVMATDGLWDVLSNEQVARLVRSFLPGNREDPHRWGQRTEGTGQGCQEGQPACLGAGGQSVRTPTQHPPKPTHGTLWAAVGSLGAAKPSCNSLWGDQLRSYPAPCAGKAQLRGGTWRTKARGAPALAEEGMPSRSLLLLGPRPALC; this comes from the exons ATGTCCGCCGGTTGGTTCCGGCGCCGCTTCTTGCCCGGGGTCCCGCTCCCCGCGTCCCGGACGCCCCGACCGCGCGCCAGCCCCGTGCCCTACCGGCGGCCCCGCTTCCTGCGCGGCTCGGGCTCGGGCCCCGGCGCCGCCGACGCCTCGCGCCGTCCGGACGTTCGGCCCGTGCGCAGCCCAGCCCGGGGCCGCGCGCTGCCCTGGAACGCAGGCTACGCCGA GATCATCAATGCAGAGAAATCTGAGTTCAATGAGGATCAGGCAGCCTGTGGACAGCTGTGCATCGGTAGATGTGAGCTCGGGACTGAAGAGAATCAGGAATGGCTGAACTTGTGCCCAGAGGAG TTCCTCACAGGCCATTACTGGGCACTGTTTGATGGGCATGGTGGTCCAGCTGCAGCTATCCTGGCTGCCAACACCTTGCATTCCTGCCTGCGCCGGCAGCTGGAGGCTGTGGTGGAGGGCATGGTGGCCATGCAGCCCCCCATGCACCTCAGCGGCCACTGTGTCTGCCCCAGTgacccccagtttgtggaagaaaAGGGCATTAGGGCAGAAGACTTGGTAATCGGGGCTCTGGAGAGCGCCTTCCAGGAATGT GATGAGGTGATCGGGCGGGAGCTGGAGGCCTCAGGCCAGGTGGGTGGCTGCACAGCCCTGGTGGCTGTGTCCTTGCAGGGAAAGCTGTATGTGGCCAACGCCGGGGATAGCAG GGCCATCTTGGTACGGAGGGATGAGGTCCAGCCCCTGAGTTCTGAGTTCACCCCAGAGACAGAGCGGCAGAGGATCCAGCAGCTG GCCTTTGTCTACCCCGAGCTTCTGGCTGGTGAGTTCACTCGACTGGAGTTCCCTCGGCGACTGAAGGGGGACGACTTGGGGCAGAAGGTTTTGTTCAGGGATCACCACATGAGTGGCTG GAGCTACAAGTGTGTGGAGAAGTCGGATCTCAAGTACCCACTGATCCATGGACAGGGTAGACAG GTGACTGTGCTGGATATGGACCAGCTGGAGCTGCAGGAGGAGGATGTGGTTGTTATGGCAACTGATGGGCTCTGGGACGTCCTGTCCAATGAGCAGGTGGCACGGCTGGTACGGAGCTTCCTCCCTGGTAACCGAGAGGACCCACACAG ATGGGGACAGCGGACTGAGGGCACTGGGCAAGGATGCCAGGAGGGGCAGCCAGCCTGTCTGGGTGCAGGCGGCCAATCTGTCAGGACACCTACTCAGCATCCCCCGAAGCCCACACACGGCACTTTGtgggcagctgtgggcagcctTGGAGCTGCCAAGCCATCCTGCAACAGCCTCTGGGGAGACCAGCTCAGGTCCTACCCTGCTCCCTGTGCGGGCAAGGCACAGCTCCGGGGCGGAACGTGGAGAACCAAGGCGCGAGGAGCCCCAGCGCTAGCTGAGGAGGGCATGCCCTCCAGATCCCTGCTCCTCCTGGGCCCCCGCCCTGCCCTGTGCTGA
- the PPM1M gene encoding protein phosphatase 1M isoform X5, with protein sequence MSAGWFRRRFLPGVPLPASRTPRPRASPVPYRRPRFLRGSGSGPGAADASRRPDVRPVRSPARGRALPWNAGYAEIINAEKSEFNEDQAACGQLCIGRCELGTEENQEWLNLCPEEFLTGHYWALFDGHGGPAAAILAANTLHSCLRRQLEAVVEGMVAMQPPMHLSGHCVCPSDPQFVEEKGIRAEDLVIGALESAFQECDEVIGRELEASGQVGGCTALVAVSLQGKLYVANAGDSRAILVRRDEVQPLSSEFTPETERQRIQQLAFVYPELLAGEFTRLEFPRRLKGDDLGQKVLFRDHHMSGWSYKCVEKSDLKYPLIHGQGRQARLLGTLAVSRGLGDHQLRVLDTNIQLKPFLLSVPQVTVLDMDQLELQEEDVVVMATDGLWDVLSNEQVARLVRSFLPGNREDPHRQSQGRSSR encoded by the exons ATGTCCGCCGGTTGGTTCCGGCGCCGCTTCTTGCCCGGGGTCCCGCTCCCCGCGTCCCGGACGCCCCGACCGCGCGCCAGCCCCGTGCCCTACCGGCGGCCCCGCTTCCTGCGCGGCTCGGGCTCGGGCCCCGGCGCCGCCGACGCCTCGCGCCGTCCGGACGTTCGGCCCGTGCGCAGCCCAGCCCGGGGCCGCGCGCTGCCCTGGAACGCAGGCTACGCCGA GATCATCAATGCAGAGAAATCTGAGTTCAATGAGGATCAGGCAGCCTGTGGACAGCTGTGCATCGGTAGATGTGAGCTCGGGACTGAAGAGAATCAGGAATGGCTGAACTTGTGCCCAGAGGAG TTCCTCACAGGCCATTACTGGGCACTGTTTGATGGGCATGGTGGTCCAGCTGCAGCTATCCTGGCTGCCAACACCTTGCATTCCTGCCTGCGCCGGCAGCTGGAGGCTGTGGTGGAGGGCATGGTGGCCATGCAGCCCCCCATGCACCTCAGCGGCCACTGTGTCTGCCCCAGTgacccccagtttgtggaagaaaAGGGCATTAGGGCAGAAGACTTGGTAATCGGGGCTCTGGAGAGCGCCTTCCAGGAATGT GATGAGGTGATCGGGCGGGAGCTGGAGGCCTCAGGCCAGGTGGGTGGCTGCACAGCCCTGGTGGCTGTGTCCTTGCAGGGAAAGCTGTATGTGGCCAACGCCGGGGATAGCAG GGCCATCTTGGTACGGAGGGATGAGGTCCAGCCCCTGAGTTCTGAGTTCACCCCAGAGACAGAGCGGCAGAGGATCCAGCAGCTG GCCTTTGTCTACCCCGAGCTTCTGGCTGGTGAGTTCACTCGACTGGAGTTCCCTCGGCGACTGAAGGGGGACGACTTGGGGCAGAAGGTTTTGTTCAGGGATCACCACATGAGTGGCTG GAGCTACAAGTGTGTGGAGAAGTCGGATCTCAAGTACCCACTGATCCATGGACAGGGTAGACAG GCTCGATTACTGGGAACACTGGCTGTCTCCAGGGGCCTGGGAGACCATCAGCTCAGAGTCctggacacaaacattcagctcAAGCCCTTCTTGCTCTCTGTCCCACAG GTGACTGTGCTGGATATGGACCAGCTGGAGCTGCAGGAGGAGGATGTGGTTGTTATGGCAACTGATGGGCTCTGGGACGTCCTGTCCAATGAGCAGGTGGCACGGCTGGTACGGAGCTTCCTCCCTGGTAACCGAGAGGACCCACACAG ACAGAGCCAAGGGAGAAGTAGCCGCTGA